From a single Leishmania braziliensis MHOM/BR/75/M2904 complete genome, chromosome 28 genomic region:
- a CDS encoding putative DNA topoisomerase III, whose amino-acid sequence MGRNVLMVAEKPSLAESIATILSSGSCSRRTRALPVYEYMGSFMGSPAYFKVTSTTGHVFSCDFTSQHQNWDRTEEEQLFTAPIVWKDTSEKVTHHLEHEAKGCDTLVLWLDCDREGENICFEVMQVVRREIYNNNSIFRAHFSAITAEEIFHAFCSLGRPNKSISDAVTCRQELDLKVGVAFTRFQTKYFQGKYGDLDASVVSYGPCQTPTLGFCVQRHDEILNFKPENFWRLVPVASRSGAVLQFDWDRGRVFDETMARLILQRITKNGKVATVTNMSVSSDTRPRPTGLNTVDLMKIASKALGIGPHYVMTIAENLYIRGYISYPRTESTAYPPSFNLVGALAQQKNHPIWGGYVTALLQGGHVHPKAGKDAGDHPPITPMRSASPGELSGDEWRIFEYITRHFIASVSPDCRLIKTKITIELGGELFSISGKVVEDPGFTEIMPHARVEDDRMPTGVNKGDSFQLSDVRLQAGQTQPPSYLTESDLIGLMEKNGIGTDASISTHINNIVERGYCSVQAGRVMKPSKLGIVLIHGIKAIDPELVLPLVRSRVEEYVTHIAEGRARLEDVLSYSLDLFFSKFKFFKEHIDIFDGLMGASFSAISATGKPITRCGNCMRYLKHLNTRPQRLYCPYCEVTFALPQGGTVKPYSGFTCPIDNFELVVCHIDGGKSFPICPSCYNNPPFEELPSALQHHNRGNGGGATAKAAPSTRHMACDECRHPTCEHSLATNYVCDCVDGSCPGSMAFVPRTAGQWKVCCNACPMMVKLPPTAQRVYVTAEECAECAANCLDIMFPEGKSVLPNRKDRIVACIFCHPGLSPLCEEVRGRVGNFRRIGGAAAGGRGGRGGRGRGRGRGRGNREDRW is encoded by the coding sequence ATGGGTCGCAATGTGTTAATGGTGGCTGAGAAGCCGTCGCTGGCTGAGAGTATTGCGACGATCTTGAGCAGTGGAAGCTGCTCCCGCCGCACCCGTGCGCTGCCAGTGTACGAGTACATGGGTAGCTTTATGGGCAGTCCAGCGTACTTCAAGGTGACGAGCACCACCGGCCACGTCTTCTCATGCGACTTCACCTCTCAGCACCAAAACTGGGAccgcacagaggaggagcagctctTCACCGCGCCGATCGTGTGGAAAGATACGTCAGAGAAGGTGACGCATCACCTCGAGCATGAGGCGAAAGGCTGTGATACGCTGGTATTGTGGCTCGACTGTGAtcgggagggggagaacaTTTGCTTTGAAGTGATGCAGGTCGTGCGGCGGGAGATctacaacaacaacagcatcTTTCGCGCGCACTTCTCAGCCATCACGGCGGAGGAGATTTTCCACGCCTTCTGCAGTCTCGGGAGGCCGAACAAGAGCATCAGCGACGCGGTGACATGTCGGCAAGAGCTGGACCTGAAGGTTGGGGTGGCCTTTACCCGATTTCAGACAAAGTACTTCCAGGGCAAGTATGGCGACTTGGATGCCAGCGTCGTTAGCTATGGGCCGTGTCAGACACCGACGCTCGGGTTTTGCGTACAGCGCCACGATGAGATCCTCAACTTCAAGCCTGAGAACTTTTGGCGTCTCGTCCCGGTCGCCtcgcgcagcggtgcagtACTGCAGTTTGACTGGGATCGCGGGCGTGTCTTCGATGAGACGATGGCGCGGCTCATCCTTCAGCGCATCACGAAGAACGGTAAGGTTGCCACCGTCACCAATATGTCCGTTAGCAGTGACACGCGTCCGCGACCGACCGGGCTCAACACTGTGGATCTCATGAAGATTGCAAGCAAAGCACTTGGCATCGGTCCCCACTACGTGATGACAATCGCCGAGAACCTGTACATCCGCGGCTACATTTCGTACCCCCGTACCGAATCCACAGCATACCCGCCATCCTTCAACCTCGTTGGCGCCCTCGCTCAGCAGAAAAACCACCCCATATGGGGGGGCTAcgtgacggcgctgctgcagggagGGCACGTGCATCCCAAAGCAGGCAAAGACGCCGGCGATCACCCACCTATCACGCCAATGCGAAGCGCCTCACCTGGGGAGCTATCTGGGGATGAATGGCGCATATTTGAGTACATTACGCGGCATTTCATTGCTTCCGTGTCACCAGACTGTCGTCTCATCAAGACGAAGATTACGATCGAGCTTGGAGGTGAGTTGTTCAGCATCTCGGGAAAGGTAGTCGAGGACCCTGGATTTACAGAGATCATGCCGCACGCCCGTGTCGAGGACGACAGGATGCCAACCGGCGTCAACAAGGGCGACTCCTTTCAGCTGTCTGATGTGCGGCTGCAGGCGGGGCAGACGCAGCCGCCGTCGTACCTGACGGAGTCGGACCTGATAGGGTTGATGGAGAAGAACGGGATCGGAACTGACGCGTCGATCTCTACCCACATCAATAACATTGTAGAGCGCGGCTACTGCAGCGTGCAGGCGGGGCGTGTCATGAAGCCATCAAAGCTTGGCATCGTGCTCATCCACGGCATCAAGGCCATCGACCCGgagctggtgctgccactGGTGCGCAGTCGTGTCGAGGAGTACGTCACCCACATCGCTGAGGGTCGCGCGCGGCTCGAAGACGTGCTCAGCTACTCACTcgacctcttcttctctAAGTTCAAGTTCTTCAAAGAGCACATCGACATCTTTGATGGCCTTATGGgtgcctccttctctgccatCTCGGCGACCGGGAAGCCGATTACACGGTGCGGCAACTGCATGCGCTACCTAAAGCACCTGAACACCCGCCCCCAGCGACTCTACTGCCCGTACTGCGAGGTGACCTTCGCCCTGCCGCAGGGTGGCACCGTAAAGCCGTACTCCGGCTTCACATGCCCCATTGACAACTTCGAGCTCGTCGTCTGCCACATCGACGGCGGCAAGTCCTTTCCCATCTGCCCCAGTTGCTACAACAACCCGCCGTTCGAGGAACTGCCCTCCGCCCTACAACATCACAACCGTGGGAACGGCGGAGGGGCGACGGCGAAAGCGGCGCCATCCACGCGGCATATGGCGTGTGACGAGTGCCGCCACCCGACGTGCGAGCACTCCCTCGCCACGAACTACGTGTGCGACTGCGTAGACGGCTCCTGCCCCGGTAGCATGGCCTTCGTCCCCCGGACAGCAGGGCAATGGAAGGTGTGCTGCAATGCATGCCCCATGATGGTGAAGCTCCCaccgacggcgcagcgggtGTACGTCACTGCCGAGGAGTGTGCCGAGTGCGCCGCCAATTGCCTCGATATCATGTTCCCCGAGGGCAAGAGCGTGTTACCCAACCGCAAGGACCGCATTGTTGCGTGCATCTTCTGTCATCCAGGGCTGAGCCCGCTCTGCGAGGAAGTGCGTGGCCGTGTAGGCAACTTCCGCCGTAtcggtggcgccgctgctgggggTCGTGGCGGGCGAGGCGGCCGTGGGCGCGGACGTGGTCGTGGGCGTGGCAACCGCGAAGATCGCTGGtga
- a CDS encoding ATPase-like protein: MMLRQTSASPLSPEGKSARYLVVIEVRTTADTAAWPELSSLVRSYVRVQASRRLTAGHLPPFLPGATISLADAPPLLRDDVVSVRVCDVSFPIGCSWTNVEEVCFCMRLYRLCGEAGCTPLSAVASTPAAQSSLPAWCTADNMHRGGEDDNTSSFTLTPLPHVSLEGQWESLHYGESEAASIAFKRDIVSYVDTAMRFARAGVSPNVVAWNRLVLFHGPPGTGKTSLCRALAQKLSIRLASSVYARACLLEINAHSLFSRWFSESGKRVLELFEQVRCIADDKECLICCVMDEVESLAAARASAMKGNEPSDSIRVVNALLTQIDRLQDCQNIIVLATTNLTAAIDTALLDRADKRVHVGPPGLQARFLILYASVQELLDKGLVAAPQAGTSVLPDEPNWLSAANEPSEKGRAVPEGNVGTYGSLDSHSLNGGGGTSDAVHMWNEELNASHDRSSRFHKPPLEAMASPTSLGTVSAPHPAHHQPPLHCLSGAAYTISTLLHHIAEVCAGLNGRTLKKLPFLAYGACMCSFSSSSGCGGSESAWQVNQSGRVDAPLPLRDYLEALFKAAQEAAAMALFDANRSA; this comes from the coding sequence ATGATGCTCCGCCAAACTAGCGCATCCCCACTCTCGCCTGAAGGCAAATCGGCGCGGTACCTCGTTGTAATCGAGGTGAGGACCACAGCCGATACCGCTGCCTGGCCCGAGCTCAGTAGTCTCGTCCGATCCTACGTGCGCGTGCAGGCCAGCCGACGACTGACCGCGGGACACCTGCCGCCGTTTCTTCCCGGCGCCACCATCTCCCTGGCAGACGCGCCACCTCTTCTGAGAGATGATGTTGTGTCGGTGCGAGTGTGCGATGTCTCCTTCCCGATAGGCTGCTCATGGACaaacgtggaggaggtgtgtTTCTGCATGCGACTTTACCGACTCTGCGGCGAAGCTGGCTGTACGCCACTCTCAGCTGTCGCGTCCACCCCGGCCGCTCAGTCGTCTCTGCCAGCGTGGTGCACGGCTGACAACatgcaccgcggcggcgaagacgacAATACGTCGAGCTTCACTCTGACGCCCCTGCCGCACGTCTCACTGGAGGGCCAGTGGGAGTCGCTGCACTACGGCGAGAGTGAGGCAGCGTCAATTGCGTTCAAGCGGGACATTGTGAGCTATGTGGACACCGCCATGCGTTTCGCCCGCGCCGGGGTTAGCCCCAACGTCGTAGCGTGGAATCGACTTGTTCTTTTCCACGGCCCACCAGGCACGGGCAAGACGTCGCTGTGTCGCGCCCTGGCGCAGAAGCTATCGATtcgcctcgcctcctcgGTGTATGCTCGGGCGTGCCTTTTAGAGATCAATGCTCACAGCTTGTTCAGTCGCTGGTTCAGCGAGAGCGGCAAGCGAGTGCTGGAGCTGTTTGAGCAggtgcgctgcatcgctgacGACAAGGAATGCTTGATTTGCTGCGTGATGGACGAGGTGGAGAGCCTCGCGGCGGCTCGCGCCTCCGCGATGAAGGGCAATGAACCCTCTGATTCCATTCGTGTGGTGAAtgcgctgctcacgcagATAGACCGACTACAGGACTGCCAAAACATCATTGTGCTCGCCACGACCAACTTGACAGCGGCAATTGATACTGCACTGCTGGACAGAGCGGATAAGCGTGTGCATGTTGGCCCGCCAGGCCTGCAGGCACGCTTCCTCATACTATATGCAAgcgtgcaggagctgctggacaAAGGGTTGGTGGCTGCGCCGCAAGCCGGGACGTCAGTGCTGCCCGACGAACCGAACTGGCTCTCTGCTGCGAACGAGCCTAGTGAGAAAGGCCGAGCGGTACCCGAGGGCAACGTGGGTACGTACGGGAGTCTTGACAGTCATTCACTgaatggcggcggcggcactaGCGACGCTGTCCACATGTGGAATGAGGAGCTCAACGCGTCGCATGACAGATCTAGTAGGTTTCACAAACCCccgctggaggcgatggcgTCGCCCACGAGTCTGGGAACGGTTTCTGCTCCGCACCCAGCACATCACCAGCCACCGTTGCACTGCTTATCTGGAGCAGCATACACGATCAGTACGCTGCTCCATCATATTGCGGAGGTGTGCGCGGGGCTAAATGGCCGCACCTTGAAGAAATTGCCGTTCTTGGCTTACGGGGCATGCATGTGCagtttctcctcctccagcggctgcggtggcagcgagtCGGCCTGGCAGGTCAATCAGAGCGGTAGGGTCGAtgcgcctctgccgctgcgcgacTACCTGGAGGCGTTGTTCAAGGCTGCACAGGAggctgctgcgatggcgtTATTCGATGCCAATCGCAGTGCCTAA